Proteins encoded within one genomic window of Oncorhynchus mykiss isolate Arlee chromosome 27, USDA_OmykA_1.1, whole genome shotgun sequence:
- the LOC110507041 gene encoding claudin-15-like yields the protein LTTKLLAFQVLGLSLGVMGWCLENSDTSSYSWRVHSHSQAVTTNNWQFEGLSSCLLTGSSLANDYWKMSSVSVSVIVSTRQFQNLFHSCAENSAGIRNWKDFESMLALPGFFLWSDYIQACRALMIIALLLGLASIIVSVRGLKCTEIGSTSEQVKGEITLSCGSLFILSGLSTLTAVSWYAARVVQEFHDPFLAGVR from the exons CTGACCACTAAGCTTTTAGCCTTCCAGGTCCTGGGTCTGTCTTTAGGGGTGATGGGCTGGTGTCTGGAGAACAGCGACACTAGTTCCTATTCCTGGAGGGTCCACAGCCACTCTCAGGCTGTCACAACCAACAACTGGCAGTTTGAGGGCCTGT CAAGCTGCCTGCTCACAGGCTCCTCACTAGCCAATGACTACTGGAAGATGTCCTCAGTGTCTGTCAGTGTCATCGTATCCACACGTCAGTTCCAGAATCTATTTCACTCGTGTGCCGAGAACAGCGCCGGCATTAGGAACTGGAAAGACTTTGAGTCTATGCTCGCTCTGCCTG GTTTCTTCCTGTGGTCAGATTACATACAGGCATGTCGAGCCCTGATGATCATCGCTCTGCTCCTGGGTCTAGCGTCCATCATTGTGTCAGTGCGGGGGCTGAAATGCACAGAGATCGGCAGCACTTCTGAACAGGTCAAGGGCGAAATCACTCTGTCCTGCGGCAGCTTGTTCATCTTATCAG GTCTTTCCACCTTGACTGCTGTGTCATGGTACGCTGCGCGGGTGGTGCAGGAGTTCCATGATCCATTCCTTGCAGGAGTAAGGTGA